A window from Nocardioides mesophilus encodes these proteins:
- a CDS encoding ABC transporter permease, protein MITYLIRRLIAAAALLFVVSVITFSIFYLVPRLAGASPESLATRYVGRAATEDTVKLTAERLGFYDPIYVQYGNWAKGLVAGAEYDMGAQTVECPAPCLGYSFLTRQAVFPELVDRAPVTFSLAIGAAIIWVVFGVSVGVLSALKRRSFFDRAAMTVALAGVSMPIFWTGLMALAIFSYKLNITAPGGSYTPFLTNPGEWAYDLLLPWITLALLFSAQYARLTRAGMLETMNEDYIRTARSKGLKEHRVVIKHGLRGALTPILTIFGLDFGLLIGGAVLTERVFNLNGLGNYAVQGIFANDLPKILGVTLVAALFVVLANLVVDLMYAVVDPRVRAR, encoded by the coding sequence GTGATCACCTACCTCATCAGGCGGCTCATCGCAGCCGCCGCGCTGCTGTTCGTCGTCAGCGTCATCACCTTCTCGATCTTCTACCTGGTGCCCCGGCTCGCCGGCGCGTCACCGGAGTCGCTCGCGACCCGGTACGTCGGCCGTGCCGCCACCGAGGACACGGTCAAGCTGACCGCCGAGCGACTCGGCTTCTACGACCCCATCTACGTCCAGTACGGCAACTGGGCCAAGGGCCTGGTCGCTGGCGCGGAGTACGACATGGGCGCGCAGACGGTGGAGTGCCCGGCGCCGTGCCTGGGCTACTCGTTCCTGACCCGGCAGGCGGTCTTCCCCGAGCTGGTGGACCGCGCGCCGGTGACGTTCTCGCTGGCGATCGGGGCCGCGATCATCTGGGTGGTCTTCGGCGTCTCCGTCGGTGTGCTCTCGGCCCTGAAGAGACGCTCGTTCTTCGACCGCGCCGCCATGACCGTGGCGCTCGCCGGCGTCTCCATGCCGATCTTCTGGACCGGTCTGATGGCGCTGGCCATCTTCAGCTACAAGCTCAACATCACCGCCCCCGGCGGTTCCTACACGCCGTTCCTGACCAACCCCGGGGAGTGGGCCTACGACCTGCTGCTGCCGTGGATCACGCTGGCGCTGCTCTTCTCCGCGCAGTACGCCCGGCTGACCCGGGCAGGCATGCTGGAGACCATGAACGAGGACTACATCCGCACGGCGCGGTCCAAGGGCCTCAAGGAGCACCGGGTGGTGATCAAGCACGGCCTGCGCGGCGCGCTCACGCCGATCCTGACGATCTTCGGCCTCGACTTCGGCCTGCTCATCGGCGGCGCCGTCCTCACCGAGCGGGTCTTCAACCTCAACGGCCTGGGCAACTACGCCGTCCAGGGCATCTTCGCCAACGACCTTCCCAAGATCCTGGGTGTCACCCTCGTGGCCGCCCTGTTCGTGGTCCTCGCCAACCTGGTCGTCGACCTCATGTACGCCGTCGTCGACCCGAGGGTGCGAGCCCGATGA